Proteins co-encoded in one Oreochromis aureus strain Israel breed Guangdong linkage group 3, ZZ_aureus, whole genome shotgun sequence genomic window:
- the LOC120438235 gene encoding zinc finger protein 235-like — MSSTQKDQHGARSQRSQEANKHHRRKGEKTYSCDECGKSFTQAGGLKKHQVIHRGVRPYSCDLCEKSFTQAGSLKTHQLIHSGVKPYSCDLCGKSFTQVGGLKEHQLIHSGVKSYSCELCGKYFTLAQSLKNHQLIHSRFRANYCDLCGKSFTLAQSLKNHQLIHNVFKAHYCDLCGKSFTRAEDLKRHQLIHSGVKPYSCDLCGRSFALAQSLKKHQLIHNGVKAYSCDMCGKSFTLAGSLKTHQLIHSGVKAYSSYSCDFCGKTFSLIGNRNIHLRIHTGHDVYCCDQCGKLFSTNTQLQRHLLTHTEERPYKCDLCERTFKSPHYLKKHQQGNHHNRK, encoded by the exons atgtcttcaacacaaaag gaccaacatggagcaagaagtcagcgctctcaggaggccaaCAAAcatcacagaagaaagggagagaaaacatacagctgtgatgagtgtgggaagtcttttacccaggctggaggcttaaaaaaacaccaagtcATCCACAGAGGAGTTcgaccttacagctgtgatttGTGTGAGAaatcttttacccaggctggaagcttaaaaacacaccaactcatccacagtggagttaaaccttacagctgtgatttgtgtggaaagtcttttacccaggttGGAGGCTTAAAagaacaccaactcatccacagtggagttaaatcttacagctgtgagttatGTGGAAAGTATTTTACCCTGGCTCAAAGCTTGAAAAatcaccaactcatccacagtagGTTTAGAGCAAActactgtgacttgtgtggaaagtcttttaccctggctcaaagcttaaaaaatcaccaactcatccacaatGTATTTAAAGCCCACTattgtgacttgtgtggaaagtcttttaccaggGCTGaagacttaaaaagacaccaactcatccacagtggagttaaaccgtaCAGCTGCGATTTATGTGGAAGGTCTTTTGCCCTTGCTCAAAGCTTGAAAAAACACCAGCTCATCCACAATGGAGTtaaagcatacagctgtgacatgtgtggaaagtcttttaccctggctggaagcttaaaaacacaccaactcatccacagtggagttaaagcatacagct cgtacagctgcgacttttgtggaaaaactttcagcctcaTAGGGAACCGAAATATTCACCTTCGGATTCACACTGGACATGATGTTTACTGCTGTGATCAATGTGGGAAACTGTTTTCAACAAATACACAGTTACAAAGACACTTGCttacccacactgaggaaagaccttataaatgtgacctgtgtgagaggacttttaaatctccacattACCTGAAAAAGCATCAACAGGGAAACCACCACAACAGAAAgtaa